The Athalia rosae chromosome 7, iyAthRosa1.1, whole genome shotgun sequence genome window below encodes:
- the LOC105684112 gene encoding filamin-A isoform X3: MSGPKMSVVGDSVRLVPAGTPALFELSALGFTSNEIDVQIITPSKRQIAAHIDEEPGRAGEFRVEFTPSEVGSHLVEVSIAGQKLPAGPLVAKVYNSRLIQVTDVPSAVVGHACQFRVDASAAGEGQLEISINEGEVPNHVQVVGGGRCLVSFTPDVAKPHYIDIKFNGETVAGCPFVCNVSDTSRVTLSLAHLELIAVDQPASFHMAVDGSGSAELAVSVRGPHIELPVKVTGNMHSGFTAEFVPQDVGVHSISVEYNGHPVNGTPFLAKAFNADKVLVGPVARGSVGQPTHFTVDASQAGEGNLEITISARGHNIPTQVTPQGNARFSVSFVPFEACEHVISIAFNKKTVPGCPILTRVGGDSNVTVSGQALSSAGLGRQSYLTVSNVAGSLEDLEVNVEGPNGQAVPAQVTDNKDTTCSVAFTPRVVGEHRISVNHRNVPVTGSPFSCKVYDIAAIKVKDSSRGVIGKPATFLVETSQAGPGNLEVTVNGGRVPTSAQAQGPHTYAISFTPREPIVHTVDLRFNGEDVPGSPFSCQVSDTAKVLITEGLEKVAVNRLATFTIEADSSLGLPTLEVLSPTRESLPVQIKPTGTGSYNAGFTPTDVGDHSVEVKLDGSHVEGSPFLVKAYNADKVKVTDINNGVVGKPVFFSINASQAGAGNLEIIVAVNGKNVPNYVQSEGNAKFRVNFKPQEAAVHSLSVRFNGEPVPGSPFNCKVVGAGQAVITGHNLKMAAIKQVTSFTVDPQAQSMNCDVIVTPPSGIALPITIEPVDEKYNISFSPTEVGRHNISILVDGELIKGSPFACNIYDVTKVHVSGLTEALLGQATTFTVDAAEAGEGTLELVVSTENNTVKAEVVACARGLYDVTFVPQIPSAHYVNISFNDDNVPGSPFKCPVIGGTPEGPSVIRVGNTAYMDLDMPGLEGPISAEVTGPDGLIIPSTLTKLSSTLYRVEIRTRFVGMYNVAFSEGHKVISTQSLQAFDPNKVTIKEISDTVCHRPGTIVVVASKEAGPGKLSVSVRAGGADVDSLIREGNNGHYEVVFHPTRAAPHRVHIKYNDVHIQGSPLEVAVRGPTGGREVTATGLGLYQSAVGKVTSFTIETLGHPGKEFDVVVSGPQGNAVPVRCYQHRDGNLLAEFTTNSVGTYKIDVLQGAKPVLGSPYFCQAFDASKIKLQDLGPTIVSVHDRIAFKLLRTEAGMAELDVTATSPLGQELPLQITSLNDGTELVELTPSVPGKYLVNISYGGTPVSESPIVYTVETAGQARAKGEGLLNGHVGKSAHFVVTGTRSPPAVQVDGPDSVSKATVEAGANSGTWNISYVPTEVGVFDIRVVCAGHQLPGSPWHPKIVDTRNLRVIGGWAAVCDDAGRLKLNPSSKISFDTAEAGPGELSGSIGDYPLNFEMTSSNRLKLVAPQISGGEHRMEILFNGAPFPGAPKLAITPEIEPAAPDTSRVILTGRGLATAKCGEEASFTIDGSQAGNGTPKVQLLSPTSEITVVLQHLGDSVYRASYIPLTSESLLLTVLWNGRQVKGCPLQVNVASAADASRVICSGDGLKQGTVGQEIRSFIDTRRAGPGELTAHCVGPHKVAYCELYDHGDATFTLNVKPQESGRHALTIKYAGEHVPGSPFTLRVSGAPDASKVRVYGPGIEHGVLATFQSRFICDTRGAGAGQLTVRVRGPKGAFRVEMQRENQKDRTILCRYDPTEPGEYRVEVRWAGVLVPGSPFPVRIVDTQDELLLLAQSTDTYSTAGHQTITSWRGSQAIL, from the exons ATgtctggtccaaaaatgtcAGTTGTCGGGGACTCTGTGAGACTTGTCCCAGCAGGTACCCCTGCGCTTTTTGAATTGTCGGCCCTTGGTTTTACAAGCAATGAAATAGATGTGCAGATTATAA ctCCGTCGAAAAGACAAATTGCTGCACACATAGACGAGGAACCAGGTCGCGCAGGGGAATTTCGTGTAGAATTCACACCCAGTGAAGTTGGAAGCCATTTAGTAGAAGTGAGCATCGCGGGACAAAAGCTACCGGCTGGACCACTTGTTGCCAAAGTCTACAACAGCAGACTTATTCAAGTTACTGACGTACCAAGTGCCGTTGTTGGACATGCCTGCCAATTCCGag TCGACGCCAGTGCCGCTGGAGAAGGTCAATTAGAGATTTCAATAAATGAGGGAGAAGTACCAAATCATGTTCAAGTTGTTGGAGGTGGTCGTTGCCTCGTTTCTTTTACGCCTGATGTAGCAAAGCCACATTATATCGACATCAAATTCAATGGAGAGACTGTTGCTGGTTGTCCATTTGTTTGCAATGTTTCTGATACGAGCAGAGTCACATTGAGTCTTGCTCATTTGGAACTGATAGCTGTGGATCAACCAGCCTCTTTTCACATGGCCGTTGATGGCAGTGGAAGTGCAGAACTCGCTGTTTCTGTAAGAG GACCACACATCGAACTTCCGGTCAAAGTAACAGGCAATATGCACAGCGGTTTTACAGCAGAATTTGTACCACAAGATGTCGGTGTACATTCCATAAGTGTGGAGTATAATGGTCACCCTGTTAATGGAACACCATTTTTAGCAAAAGCATTTAATGCTGATAAAGTATTAGTCGGGCCTGTTGCCAGAGGAAGTGTAGGTCAACCTACCCATTTTACCG TCGATGCTAGTCAGGCTGGCGAAGGAAATCTTGAAATAACGATATCGGCACGTGGTCACAACATCCCCACTCAAGTAACTCCGCAAGGAAATGCTCGATTCTCTGTCAGTTTTGTTCCATTCGAGGCGTGCGAGCATGTCATTAGTATCGCATTCAATAAGAAGACAGTACCTGGATGTCCAATATTAACCAGAGTTGGTGGGGATAGTAATGTGACTGTAAGTGGACAGGCATTGAGCAGTGCTGGTTTAGGAAGGCAGAGCTATCTTACCGTCAGTAACGTTGCCGGTAGCTTGGAAGACCTTGAAGTTAACGTTGAAG GGCCCAATGGACAGGCTGTCCCGGCTCAGGTCACTGACAACAAAGACACAACATGCAGCGTCGCTTTTACACCAAGAGTTGTTGGAGAACACAGAATATCCGTGAATCATCGCAATGTCCCCGTCACTGGCAGCCCATTCAGCTGTAAAGTCTACGATATCGCCGCCATTAAAGTCAAAGATTCTAGCCGAGGAGTTATAGGGAAACCAGCTACATTtttag TTGAAACGAGTCAAGCAGGACCAGGGAATTTGGAAGTTACTGTCAACGGTGGAAGGGTTCCCACTTCTGCACAAGCCCAGGGACCTCATACTTATGCTATATCGTTCACTCCTCGAGAACCAATTGTCCACACTGTTGATCTTCGATTTAACGGGGAAGATGTTCCTGGCAGTCCATTTAGTTGCCAG GTCAGTGACACCGCTAAGGTTTTGATAACTGAAGGACTAGAAAAGGTCGCAGTTAATCGATTGGCAACATTTACCATCGAAGCAGATAGTTCCCTGGGGTTACCGACTCTCGAAGTATTGTCACCAACTAGGGAGAGTCTTCCAGTACAAATAAAACCTACTGGAACTGGTTCCTACAATGCTGGGTTCACTCCAACAGACGTTG GAGATCATAGTGTGGAAGTGAAACTTGATGGGTCGCACGTTGAAGGAAGTCCTTTTCTTGTCAAAGCTTATAATGCGGACAAAGTTAAAGTCACAGATATAAATAACGGGGTTGTTGGAAAACCTGTGTTTTTTAGTA TAAATGCAAGTCAAGCAGGAGCTGGTAATCTGGAAATTATAGTAGcagtgaatggaaaaaatgtacCGAATTACGTGCAGAGTGAAGGGAATGCTAAGTTTAGGGTCAATTTTAAACCACAAGAAGCTGCGGTGCACAGTCTCAGTGTTCGTTTTAACGGAGAACCTGTTCCAG GATCACCATTCAATTGTAAGGTGGTTGGTGCGGGTCAGGCGGTTATTACTGGccataatttgaaaatggcTGCTATAAAACAGGTGACCTCTTTCACTGTTGATCCGCAAGCTCAATCTATGAATTGTGATGTTATCGTAACTCCACCATCTGGAATAGCCTTGCCAATCACGATTGAAccagttgatgaaaaatataacataaGTTTCAGTCCAACCGAAGTAGGGAGGCATAATATCAGTATACTTGTTGATGGAGAACTCATAAAAGGATCGCCATTTGCTTGCAATATCTATGATGTTACAAAA GTTCATGTTTCTGGTCTTACGGAGGCACTGTTAGGACAAGCGACAACATTTACCGTTGATGCAGCAGAAGCTGGTGAAGGAACATTGGAACTAGTCGTTAGTACGGAAAATAACACCGTGAAAGCTGAGGTAGTAGCCTGTGCTAGAGGGCTTTACGATGTGACTTTTGTTCCTCAAATACCAAGTGCCCATTACGTTAACATCAGTTTCAATGACGATAACGTACCGG GAAGTCCATTTAAATGTCCAGTAATCGGAGGAACTCCAGAAGGTCCTTCGGTGATCAGAGTTGGTAATACGGCATACATGGATTTAGATATGCCTGGATTAGAGGGCCCTATATCTGCAGAAGTCACAG gTCCTGATGGCCTCATTATTCCTTCAACTTTGACAAAACTATCTTCAACACTTTACCGAGTTGAAATCAGGACTCGTTTCGTTGGAATGTATAATGTGGCATTCAGCGAAGGACACAAAGTTATCAGCACACAGAGCCTGCAGGCCTTTGATCCCAATAAGGTTACCATCAAAGAAATATCCGATACTGTCTGCCATCGTCCTGGAACTATAGTTG tGGTCGCATCTAAAGAAGCAGGGCCTGGAAAATTATCTGTGAGTGTACGTGCCGGAGGTGCTGACGTAGATAGTTTAATCAGAGAAGGAAACAACGGGCATTATGAAGTCGTATTTCATCCTACCCGCGCGGCACCTCATAGAGTgcatataaaatacaacgacgTTCATATTCAAG GGAGTCCATTGGAGGTGGCTGTAAGAGGGCCAACAGGTGGGCGGGAGGTGACCGCTACGGGATTGGGTTTGTATCAATCTGCTGTTGGGAAAGTAACGTCTTTTACAATCGAGACTCTCGGCCACCCGGGAAAGGAATTTGACGTTGTTGTTAGCGGTCCACAAGGAAATGCTGTACCTGTTCGATGCTACCAGCATAGAGACGGGAACTTACTCGCTGAATTCACGACTAATTCTGTCG gAACATATAAAATTGACGTACTACAGGGTGCCAAGCCGGTGCTCGGCTCTCCGTATTTTTGCCAAGCTTTTGATGcttcgaaaataaaactgcAAGATTTAGGACCAACCATAGTCTCAGTCCACGATCGTATTGCATTTAAAC TGTTAAGAACTGAAGCTGGAATGGCAGAGTTGGATGTAACAGCTACGAGCCCACTTGGACAGGAGCTTCCACTACAAATCACTTCGCTCAATGATGGAACTGAATTAGTTGAATTGACGCCTAGTGTTCCCGGAAAATATTTGGTCAATATAAGTTATG GAGGAACGCCAGTTTCTGAAAGTCCGATAGTGTACACAGTGGAAACTGCTGGGCAAGCTAGGGCAAAAGGAGAGGGATTACTCAACGGTCATGTGGGAAAATCTGCACATTTCGTTGTTACTGGTACAAGAAGTCCTCCAGCTGTCCAG GTCGATGGCCCAGACAGCGTTTCAAAGGCGACTGTAGAGGCTGGGGCGAATTCTGGTACTTGGAATATTTCTTATGTGCCCACCGAAGTTGGAGTGTTTGATATCAGAGTGGTTTGTGCGGGACACCAGTTACCAGGTTCTCCATGGCACCCAAAAATCGTTGACACAAGAAATCTCCGTGTCATTG GTGGGTGGGCAGCCGTCTGCGACGATGCCGGTAGACTGAAACTCAATCCGTCAAGTAAAATAAGCTTTGATACAGCTGAAGCTGGGCCTGGCGAACTCAGCGGAAGCATCGGAGATTaccctttgaattttgaaatgacTTCTAGTAACAGACTGAAACTCGTTGCTCCTCAAATTTCTGGTGGAGAGCACCGtatggaaattttattcaacggaGCACCTTTTCCCGGTGCTCCAAAGCTTGCCATAACTCCAGAAATTgag CCAGCAGCGCCCGACACAAGCAGAGTAATATTAACGGGTCGAGGTTTAGCAACTGCAAAATGTGGTGAGGAAGCCAGTTTTACAATAGATGGTTCGCAGGCAGGTAATGGCACTCCGAAAGTTCAATTGTTGTCTCCTACGAGCGAGATCACGGTCGTACTACAGCATTTGG gtGATAGCGTTTATCGAGCTAGCTACATTCCTCTCACATCAGAGTCTCTCCTGTTAACCGTACTCTGGAATGGTAGACAAGTGAAGGGATGTCCATTACAGGTAAATGTTGCAAGTGCTGCAGATGCAAGCAGAGTAATTTGCTCTGGGGACGGATTAAAACAGGGAACGGTTGGTCAAGAAATAAGAAGCTTCATTGATACGAGGAGAGCAGGACCAG GTGAATTGACGGCGCATTGCGTGGGGCCTCATAAAGTTGCTTACTGCGAACTTTACGATCATGGTGATGCTACTTTTACGCTCAATGTTAAGCCCCAAGAATCAGGTCGTCATGCTCTGACCATTAAATATGCTGGAGAACACGTACCTGGTTCACCATTTACTCTCCGAGTTTCTGGCGCCCCTGATGCTTCTAAG GTGAGAGTGTACGGTCCAGGAATAGAACACGGTGTGCTAGCAACATTCCAGTCTAGATTTATTTGCGACACACGTGGTGCTGGTGCCGGTCAACTTACCGTAAGAGTGCGTGGACCTAAAGGAGCTTTTAGAGTTGAAATGCAACGTGAAAATCAAAAGGATCGCACAATTTTGTGCCGATACGATCCCACTGAACCTGGAGAATACAGAGTCGAAGTACGATGGGCAGGGGTTCTTGTACCTGGCTCACCATTTCCCGTCAGAATTGTTGACACCCAAGACGAACTTTTGCTCCTTGCACAG AGCACGGATACTTATTCGACTGCAGGCCATCAAACAATCACTTCGTGGCGTGGATCACAAGCTATTCTTTAG
- the LOC105684113 gene encoding ribosome biogenesis protein BMS1 homolog: protein MSEVQEGTIKHKLHRDRNAGRKADKKKSKNEHVQELTDKQKNPKAFTFNSAIRAERRFRRKQDIDTKKQHIPLVDRTPLEPPPVLVAIVGPPKVGKSMLIQCLIKSFTRQPLSNIVGPVTVVSGKKRRITFMECNNDINSMIDIAKVADLVLLLVDASFGFEMEIFEFLNICQVHGMPRIMGVLTHLDCIKNAKQLRKIKKTLKHRFWTEVYAGAKLFYLSGLLHDEYLRNEVKNLARFISVIKFRPLTWRTTHPYLLADRIEDLTPPESMRQNPKVDRTISLYGYVRGVPLNKESSVHIPGCGDLRIKDVSFLADPCPLPEQLKKRSLVEKERLIYAPFSGVGGIVYDKDAVYVELGGSHSHHEKEGQNTELVNSLMDTQETIDKKLRHSEMQIFSGAEPIKSEDVRDNINTSLKNEAIIGENWIRRKVIFNDEREEELEGIGDNDDKKGDDGIVESDMDESDLESDTSKASKRKLPQENKTSNKKQRTASATLLDTTEESEDDESTESNDSKTVNTSGKSRDKTEDEHLYRGLSNNPDSHIKDKISEALNLISKHKPKKLEHNESETDLSENESFDDESEDDFELHAKDDNFLNEVKEEDDDDDDAEEEEDKEDKEEENELQWKSNLTEKASTAFTNRKKSRANIMKIVYGTFDKSLAEENEVASENENEEQDIGGIFHIVRKQQTKKIEERELRNQEESVFYSKELTHDWLLDDNKPLLINRFVTGKWKGSEDAAELLKLDDLEDNEELYGDFEDLETGEKHQSDAPKEMTTNEAEERRNLIEKKRKLKEKFDSEYDKGDDKSYYDELKSEVDRQAQLNKSEFEGIADDVRVQLEGYRPGMYIRVELDSVPCELLTNLDPTYPLIVGGLLHGEENIGFVQTRIKKHRWHKKILKTKDPLIISVGWRRFQTIPVYSKLEDDLKNRMLKYTPEHVTCMAHFWGPITPQGTGVLAVQDVVARQAGFRIAATGSIVELDKSTCIVKKLKLTGVPLKVYKKTAFIKGMFNSSLEVAKFEGAKLRTVSGIRGQIKKASSKPEGSFRATFEDKILLSDIVFCRTWYKVDVPRFYSPVTSLLLPPNKKNQWRGMKTTGQLKRENSLKAQANLDSLYTPIEREPKVFKPLIIPRTLQKVLPYKDKPKLPQVPGKLKPKLEDQRVAVIREPKEEKIAKLMRMLRTSYSHKQEQLKESMNKRITAHQARMEIEEARKMGRQRELKKQVFRKLSKAEAKNKNKKR from the coding sequence ATGTCCGAAGTCCAAGAAGGAACGATAAAACACAAATTACATCGTGACCGCAATGCGGGGCGAAAAGCAGACAAGAAGAAATCCAAGAACGAGCACGTTCAGGAGCTCACCGATAAACAGAAAAACCCAAAAGCCTTCACATTCAACTCAGCTATAAGGGCTGAGCGTCGTTTCAGACGCAAACAAGATAttgatacaaaaaaacaacacataCCGCTGGTAGATAGAACCCCCTTGGAACCACCTCCAGTCCTAGTGGCTATAGTGGGACCCCCAAAAGTTGGTAAGTCCATGCTGATTCAATGTTTGATAAAAAGCTTTACCAGGCAACCACTGAGCAATATCGTAGGTCCTGTTACCGTTGTATCAGGCAAAAAGAGGCGCATCACATTTATGGAATGTAACAATGATATAAACAGCATGATAGATATCGCTAAAGTTGCAGACCTGGTTCTGCTCCTAGTCGATGCGTCGTTTGGTTTTGAAATGGAAATCTTTGAGTTTCTGAACATATGCCAGGTTCATGGCATGCCACGAATTATGGGTGTTTTAACTCACCTTGATTGTATAAAAAATGCCAAACAGcttagaaaaatcaaaaaaacattgaagcaTAGATTCTGGACAGAAGTCTATGCTGGTGCCAAACTGTTTTACTTATCTGGTCTTCTCCATGATGAATATCTCCGCAATGAAGTAAAAAACCTTGCTCGTTTTATCTCAGTCATAAAGTTTAGACCTCTTACCTGGAGGACCACACATCCATACTTGTTGGCAGACAGAATAGAAGACTTAACGCCACCTGAATCCATGAGACAAAATCCAAAAGTAGATAGAACTATTAGTCTGTATGGCTATGTCCGCGGGGTCCCTCTCAATAAAGAAAGTTCGGTTCACATACCAGGCTGTGGGGATCTTAGGATCAAGGATGTCAGTTTCCTAGCTGATCCATGCCCACTACCTGAGCAGCTGAAGAAGAGATCCCTTGTAGAAAAGGAACGATTAATTTATGCTCCATTTTCTGGAGTGGGTGGAATTGTTTATGATAAAGATGCCGTCTATGTTGAATTAGGAGGCAGCCATTCCCATCATGAAAAAGAAGGACAAAATACAGAATTAGTAAACTCTCTCATGGATACACAGGAAactattgacaaaaaattacgGCACAGTGAAATGCAGATTTTCAGTGGTGCTGAGCCAATTAAATCTGAGGATGTTAGAGACAATATTAATACTAGcttaaaaaatgaagcgaTCATTGGGGAAAACTGGATCAGGCGAAAGGTGATATTTAATgatgagagagaagaagaacttGAGGGAATTGGTGACAATGATGACAAGAAGGGTGATGACGGCATAGTAGAATCTGACATGGACGAGAGTGATTTAGAATCAGACACGAGCAAAGCCAGCAAGAGGAAACTTCCacaagaaaacaaaacgagTAATAAAAAACAGAGAACAGCAAGTGCGACTCTACTGGATACAACTGAAGAGAGTGAAGATGACGAGAGCACCGAATCAAATGACTCGAAGACTGTGAACACCTCTGGAAAAAGTAGGGACAAGACGGAAGATGAACACCTGTATCGCGGTCTTAGTAATAATCCAGACAGCCATATAAAGGATAAGATCTCTGAAGCATTGAATCTAATAAGTAAACacaaaccgaaaaaattggagCATAATGAATCAGAGACTGATCTAAGCGAAAATGAGAGTTTTGATGATGAAAGTGAGGATGATTTTGAGCTCCATGCAAAAGATGACAACTTTTTGAATGAGGTtaaagaagaagatgatgatgatgatgatgctgaAGAGGAGGAAGACAAAGaggataaagaagaagaaaatgaattgcaATGGAAATCCAATCTCACAGAAAAAGCGAGCACAGCTTTCAccaatcggaaaaaatcgcgggcaaatataatgaaaatcgtATATGGTACATTTGACAAATCTTTGGCAGAAGAGAATGAAGTCGCTtctgaaaacgaaaatgaagagCAAGACATTGGGGGTATTTTCCACATTGTACGAAAACagcagacaaaaaaaatagaagaacgaGAACTGAGAAATCAAGAAGAAAGTGTCTTTTACTCCAAAGAATTGACACACGATTGGTTATTAGATGACAACAAACCACTGCTGATCAATCGATTTGTGACTGGTAAATGGAAGGGATCTGAGGATGCTGCGGAGCTTTTAAAATTGGATGACCTCGAGGATAACGAAGAGCTGTATGGGGACTTCGAAGACTtagaaacgggagaaaagcATCAATCCGATGCCCCAAAGGAGATGACTACAAATGAAGCAGAAGAACGCCGTAATCttatagaaaaaaagcgtAAGCTcaaggaaaaattcgattctgaATATGACAAAGGAGATGACAAATCCTATTATGACGAACTGAAATCTGAAGTAGACAGACAAGCACAACTGAACAAATCAGAATTTGAAGGGATCGCTGATGATGTTAGAGTACAGCTTGAAGGATATCGACCAGGGATGTACATCCGTGTAGAACTTGATTCTGTTCCCTGCGAACTACTGACCAACTTAGATCCAACATACCCCTTAATAGTTGGCGGACTTCTGCATGGAGAAGAAAACATTGGTTTTGTACAAACTCGGATAAAGAAACATCGTTGgcataaaaaaattctgaagacTAAAGATCCACTCATAATTTCCGTCGGTTGGAGAAGATTCCAAACTATACCAGTATATTCTAAACTCGAAGACGATCTGAAAAATAGAATGCTTAAATACACACCTGAACACGTTACTTGTATGGCTCATTTTTGGGGGCCGATTACTCCTCAAGGAACTGGAGTACTCGCAGTGCAAGATGTGGTCGCCAGACAAGCTGGATTCCGCATAGCAGCAACAGGTTCAATTGTTGAATTGGATAAATCAACTTGCATAGTCAAGAAATTGAAACTTACAGGCGTTCCCTTGAAAGTATACAAGAAGACAGCTTTCATCAAAGGGATGTTTAATTCCAGCTTAGAAGTAGCGAAGTTTGAGGGTGCAAAGCTGAGAACAGTGTCAGGTATCCGGGGTCAAATCAAGAAGGCGAGTTCCAAACCAGAAGGAAGTTTCCGTGCAACCTTTGAGGATAAGATACTGTTAAGTGACATCGTTTTCTGTCGTACATGGTACAAAGTTGATGTCCCACGTTTCTACTCTCCTGTAACTTCTCTACTGTTGCCACCAAATAAGAAGAATCAATGGCGAGGAATGAAGACCACAGGGCAGCTGAAGAGGGAAAATAGTTTGAAGGCCCAAGCGAACTTAGATTCCCTTTACACACCTATTGAGAGAGAACCAAAAGTATTCAAGCCTCTGATCATCCCAAGAACCCTGCAAAAAGTTTTGCCTTACAAAGATAAGCCAAAATTACCGCAAGTTCCTGGTAAACTTAAGCCAAAACTAGAGGATCAACGTGTTGCGGTAATCAGGGAGCCTAAAGAAGAAAAGATTGCCAAATTAATGAGAATGCTTAGAACTTCATACAGCCATAAACAAGAACAATTGAAGGAGTCTATGAATAAAAGAATCACCGCCCATCAAGCCCGTATGGAAATAGAGGAAGCAAGGAAAATGGGTAGGCAAAGGGAACTGAAAAAACAAGTGTTCAGAAAACTTAGTAAAGCTGaagctaaaaataaaaataaaaaaaggtga